From Polaribacter haliotis:
CATTAAATACAAAGATTCTAAAATCTTTTTAACCATAGGATTTTTAAAAGAAGCGGCCCTTACCAAAAAATGATTTTGACGAGAATTTGTAGTCGTTACATATAAAGGATCTACCAATCCATTTGGATGGTTTACAGCAAACAAAACAGCGCCTTTTTTCGGGATGTTTTTTCTACCTAAAACAGTAATTTTTTTAGTGTAGAAAAAGAGTCCGAATTTTATATAAGACCAAACTAGCGTAAACCAAGCTTTCTGAATCATAAGTTTTGCATTTGTTTTACTGGAATCTTATTTTTAGGTTTTCTTCCCCAATAAGTGGCCAAAAGAATTCCTGAAAATACATCCCAAATTCCCCAAAAAGCAGCCAACAAAGCCATGCCACCTAAACCATCAAAAAATCCAAAAATTAATAGCAAACCTAAGCCACCATTCTGAATTCCTGTTTCCATAGAAATAGTTTTGGTGTCTCTTTTATTTAATCCGAAAGATTTTGCAGTAACAAAACCGAGTATAAAAGCAAAAATATTATGGAAAATAACCAAGAAAATTACATGATGAATATGGTTCATAAAAACATCTAAATTCTGAGAAAAAGCAATAAAAATTAATGCGATAAACACCAACATAGACAATGGTTTTAAAACTTTCTCTATTTTATCTGCCATTTCAGCATGGTAATGTTTAATTAGCATTCCAAAGAATAGCGGAATTCCTAAAATTAAAGAAACGAGTTTTAATAAATCTACCCAATTTAATTCGACAGTTTTTAAAATTTCGTTTGTAGGTTCATACATACTACCCCAAAACTGCAAATTAAAAGGTGTCATAAAAATGCAGATTAGTGTTGCAAACGCAGTTAAACTTACGGATAATGCTGCATTTCCACCAGCCATCTTACTAAAAAAATTAGAAACATTTCCTCCAGGACACGCTGCAATCATCATCATTCCTAAAGCAAAACTTGGGTGTGGTTTTATAATTAAAATTGCTAAAAAAGTAAATGCAGGCAACAGAATAAACTGAGATAAAACTCCAACAAAAAGAATTTTCGGATTTTTTAATAACCTTTTAAAATCGTCCACAGAAATTCCCAAAGCCACCCCAAACATAATTATGGCAATAGCAATGTTTAAAACCCATAAACCACTGGAATCGAAGTTTATTTTTATGGAATCTATATCAATTTGGTCTTGCATGTTTTTTTAAGTTTCAAGGTTTCACAGTTTAGATTTATCAACTGCTAAAAAAAAGCCCATTTCGAAATGGCATTTATCTTTTAATATATTATTTCTACTAATTACTCCCAACTCCCAATTTCAAGCTCCCAACTTCAACCTTCCAACTCCCAACTTCAACCTTCCAACTCCCAACTAATTTTTAAACGCGTACTCAATAATATTCGCGCCCATTTTCAAGGCTATATCTCGAACACTTTTAGGATTGTTATGTATAATTTCATCTTCCCAACCATCACTTAAATCGGTTTCGTAATCATAAAAAACAAGTAGTCTACCTTCATAGAAAATACCAAAACCTTGTGCAGGTTTTTTATCATGTTCGTGAATTTTCGGAATTCCGTTCGGAAATTTAAAAGTCTGATTATAAATAGGATGATTGCTAGGGATTTCTTGAAACTCTAATTTTGGAAATACTTTTTTTAGTTCGGCTCTAATAAATTTATCCAAACCATAATTATCGGAAATATGTAAAAAACCACCAGAAATCAAGTAATTTCTTAGGTTTTCGGCTTCATCATCAGAAAAATAAACATTTCCATGACCTGTCATAAAAACCATAGGAAAGTTAAAGATATCTTGACTCCCAACTTCTACTGTTTGCGGAATTTTAGCAATGTTAGTTTTAATGTTTGTATTGGCAAAGTCCACCAAATTAGGAATTGCAGTAGGATTCGAATACCAATCTCCACCACCATTGTATTTTAAAATGGCAACATCTTGCGCATTTATTGTAAAAAATAAAAAAGTAAAAAAGATACTTAGAATCTGCTTCATAAATTATTCTCAATAGAATTTGAAGCAAGATAATAAATTAGAATTTGAGTATTAAAAAACGATGATAAAAATTACTCGTTTATAAACGAAACAATATTTACAGCAACCAAAGCCGCAGTTTCTGTTCTTAACCTACTTTCTCCTAAAGAAATAGGAATGCATTTTTTACCCAACGCTTTTTTAATTTCTTCAGTAGAAAAATCGCCTTCAGGACCAATTAAAATTGTTGTTTTTTCTGAGGGTTTAATAACCGATTTTAATTGATTTTTCTGTTGGTCTTCACAATGTGCAATACAAAGATTACCTTCAAAATCTTGATTGATAAACTCATTAAATTTTATTGGAGCATTCAATTTTGGTAGTGTAAATTTTAAAGATTGCTTCATTGCAGACTGGATAATTTTCTCGAAACGCTCTAGCTTTACAACACGTCTTTCGGAATTGCTACAAATAATTGGTGTAATTTCATCGATACCAATTTCTGTGGCTTTTTCTAAAAACCATTCTGTTCTGTCGTTTAATTTTGTGGGTGCAATTGCAATATGTAAGTAATAAGGCCAAGGTTTTGGTTTTTCTTCGAATGAAATAATTTCGGCAAGACATTTTTTATCACTTGCAACAATAATTTTAGCATCAAAAAGAAAACCCTTTCCGTTTGTTATTTTTAAAACGTCATTTTCTTTTTTACGTAAAACACGAACAATATGTTTACTCTCAATTTTATCGAAAGTAATTTGTTGTGTCTCTGTAGAAATTTCTGAATTATAAAATAGTTGCATGCTGTTTATTCAAAGTTCTTTATTTAAAGTTCAAAGTTAGGAAAATTAGTTTCAAGGTTTCAAGGTTTCAAGGTTGAGATTTCTCTATAAAGTCGAAATGACAATTGTTGAAAAATTTTATTTTAAATTTCCATCTCCCATCTTCCATCTTCCATCTTCCATCTTCCATCTTCCATCTTCCATCTCCCAACTTCGAAGTCCCAACTTAAATACTTTTCCTATAAGTTCTTCTTCGTTTATGAGTTACAGGATCGAAATTCTCCCAAATCTTCTTAATGGCTTCATTGTCTTCTAATTCTGGTGTTCGAATGCAATTTACAATGCCTTTTTTTGCAAAAGTTTTTGTGTATTGATCGAAAATAATCGCGTGAACTCCTTTATTTTGATATTCTGGATCTACACCAATTAAATAGAAAGTAACATCTTTTGCGTTTTTTCTGGCATTTAATAAATGAAACAAACCAAAAGGAAATAATTTTCCTTTTGTTTTTTGCAAAGCTTCAGAAAAAGAAGGCATTACAATCGCAAAAGCTACTAGTTTATTATGTTCATCTACAACAAATTTAATATATTCAGGATTTATAAAACCAATATATTTCTTTTTAAAAAATGCAATCTGTGCATCAGAAATTGGAACGTAGGTAGAGAGTTTAGAATAAGCTTTGTCAAAAACTTTAAACATTTCATCTACATAAGGTAAAATATCTTTTGTTTTTGTAAAATCTAAAGCTTTTAGTTTAAATCGTCTTTTTAAAATATTTGAAATTCTATCAAAATATACGCCATCTACATTTTCGAATTTAAACTTATTTTCTAAATATTCTTTTTCTTTTACAAAACCTAAATGCTCTAAATGATCTTTGTAATAAGGGTGATTGTACCAAGTAATCATAGTTCCTAAATGATCGAAACCTTCTGTTAATACACCAGTTTTATCTAAATTATTAAACCCAATAGGCCCTTCTATATATTCTAATTTATTTTCTAAACCAATTTCTTTTACTTTTTCTAATAAAACTTTGGTTACTTCAATATCGTCAATTACATCAAACCAGCCAAAACGCATTTTTTTAATTTGTTGTTTCTCCACTTCAAACCAATTGATAATAGCTACAACTCTACCTACAATTTTACCATTTCTTAAAGCAATAAAAAATTGTGCATCTGCATTTTCGAAAACAGGATTTTTCTTTGGGTCGAAATTGTCTATTTCGTCTTTAATTATTGGTGGTACCCAATATTTATTATTCTTATAAAGTGAAAAAGGAAATGTAACAAATAGCTTCATTTCCTTTTTATTGGTTATTTTTTTTAGTGTAATCATTTAAAAACCGATTTTAATTATTACCTTTTTTCTTTTCTTGCTTTTTCATTTCCTCTTCCAACTCTTTTATTTCTCTTTCTAATTTTTCGATTTCTGTTTCTTTTTTCTTTGGTTTCGCTTGTTTTTTGCCAAATAAACGAGAGAAAAAACCACCTTCTTTGTTATTAGATTCCGATTTTCTGCTTCTTTTGGGTCTGGTTCTTATACTTTTATCTTTCTTCTTAAAAATATTAAAAAATCTGTTAAAGAAACTATTTTGCTTTTTATTATATCTTGTAATTGGTGTGTCTTTTAATGCTTGTCCATTTTCATCTAGTTCTGTATAGGAATCTTCATGATTATTAATCCTGTAAGAAACTCCTAAACCTGCGTAAAAGCCTTTTGTTCTACCTTCTAAAAGTAATCTCCCAGAAGCATTAATTTGCAAATCTCTACTATAAAGATATGCCAAACCTGTTCCTAAATTTGTGTTTGTTTGGTTTTTTTGAAATACGGTTTGATTCTCAAAAAAAGTAGACCATTGGTCGCTAAAATTTTGAGTTGCAGTAATTATGTAAGAGAATTCAGCAAAATCGCTTCCAATTTTATCATAATATACATTTGTAATTACGTTAAAATCTTTGGTTAAATTATTTTGAAGTAATACACCTACTTTTGGCGTAATTCCACCAGTTTTATAAATATCGTTTACAAAATCTGTATTCATACCTACATAAATTGCAACGGATGGTATAAGTCTTTTCGTGTCGAAAGCATGTCTTTTTCTCCAGCTTCTAACTTCTTTACTTTTATCTTCATATTCTTGTTGATACAACAAATATTTTGCTCCAATCGTCATTTTCCCAAAACCAGAAGTAAAATAATGAGATGTAAAAATATTTTTAAAAGCAACTTTATCATTTTGATACGAAAATTGGGTATTTAATTCTAATCTTTCAAGAAAAAAACTAGTTCTAAAAAGCACATCAATCCCAAAAGATTGTGGTCTAGAAAAAGTGCGTTCGATACTTGTGTTTCTATAGAATAAATTACTTTCGAATTGGTAAACACCAGTTCCTACACTATAAGGACTCTCAGAAAAACCAGGTTTGTTGGAATTTATAACATCTGTATATTGTGCATAAAACGAATGAAAACCAACCAAGAAAAATAATAAAAAAAGAGTTTTTTGGTTAGAGTTCATATAAGATGTAAAAGGTTTACAATTCGTTTTTGGCATACAACACAAACATAGAACAAAATTGCTATTTTTAAAAAGCTTTACCTACTTTTTTAGGTTTGTGAAAGTTTTATAAGTAGTTAACGTGTCAATTGTACTCAAATTGTTATTTTTGATTGATTTTTTAAATAATAATTTTAAATGGGTTTACTTAAAACACTCCTTATTATACTTGCTTTTTACTACGGATTTAAATTCTTAGCAAGACTTTTTGCACCTGTATTAATTAAGAAAGCTGCAGAAACTATGCAGAAAAAAGCAGAAGAACAGTTTCGAACTAAACAACAAAAAGAGGTTGTAAGAGAGGGAGAAACGATAATTGACAAAAAACCAATTAAGAACCAACAAAGTAAAGATTCTGTTGGCGAATATGTAGATTTTGAAGAAATAGAATAATATGAAATTGAACAAATTTTTGCCATATCTAATAGCAATCGTCATTTTTATATTGGCATCTATTATTTATTTTCATCCTGTTTTAAAAGGCGAGAAGTTAAATCAATCCGACATTACTCAGTTTCGAGGAATGGTAAAAGATATAAACGATTTTCGTGCAGAAACCAATACAGAACCTTATTGGACTGGTTCTTCCTTTAGTGGAATGCCTTCCTATTCTGTAAGTGCTTATTATCCGAATGATTTTGTAAGAAGTTTAGACAAAGTTCTTCGTTTTTTACCAAGACCAGCAGATTATACTTTCCTTTATTTTTTAAGCTTTTTTGTTTTAATGATGGCTTTAAAAGTCGATTGGCGATTGGCAATTTTAGGGTCTCTTGCTTTTGGGTTTTCTACTTATTTGATTATTATTTTTGGAGCTGGCCATAATGCAAAAGCACATGCAATCGCTTATATGCCTTTGGTTTTGGCAGGTATTATATGGGTTTTTCAAAAAAGATATGTACTTGGTTTTGTTGTTACAGGTTTAGCAATGGCGTTAGAAATTTATGCAAATCATATACAAATGACCTATTATTTAGGATTCTCGATACTAATTTTAGGGATTGTAGAACTTGTAAATGCATTAAAAGAAAAAAGGTTGTCTCCATTTATAAAACAAGCAGCTGTAATTCTTGCAGCAGTTGTTTTAGGAATTGGAGCAAATGCGCCTCGTTTAATGGCAATGAAAGAATATTCTGATGCAAGTACCAGAGGAAAATCGGAATTAACAATTGCAGTAGATGGAAGTAAAAAAGAGGCTACTAAAGGTTTAGATAAGGCATATATAACACAATATAGTTACTCTAAATTAGAAACTTTTAGTTTATTTATACCACGTTTTATGGGTGGAGGAACTGTAGAAAAATTAGGGGAGAATTCTAATTTTTATCAATTAATTGAAGCTAAAGCAGGTAAAAAAGTTGCAGACGATTATTCTGAGCAAGTGTTAACATATTGGGGAGATCAGCCGATTTTAGAGGCACCAGCATATATTGGAGCGATTATATTCTTTCTCTTTTTCCTAGGGATTTTCTTATTAAAAGGAAGATTAAAACAATGGTTGGTTGCAGCAACAATATTTTCAATAATCTTAAGTTGGGGAAGAAATTTCGATATTGTTACGAATTTCTTTATCGATTATGTACCACTTTATAATAAATTTAGAGCAGTCTCTTCCATACAAGTTATTGCAGAATTGTGTGTTCCTTTATTAGGAATCTTAGCATTAAAAGAATTTTTCTCATCAAAAGTTACATCAGAAGAAAAACTAAATGCATTAAAAAAAGCGATGTATGTTTTTGGAGGGTTAATAATTACAGGATTTATTTTGGCTCATATGTTTTCGACTTTCGAAGGTTTAAGAGATAGCAATTACGATAGTTTAGAAGGATTAAAAGATGCAATTATTGCAGATAGAAAATCGATGCTTCTAATGGATTCTTTACGTTCTTTAATTTTAGTTGGTCTCTCAACAGGAATACTTTGGATGTTTTTAAAAGGAAAATTAAAACAAAATTTTGCTATTTTAGGGTTGTTAGTTTTGGTTATTTTCGATTTAATTTCCATAGACAAGAAATATGTAAATGAAGAAGATTTTAAACAAGCAAGAAAAATTGAAAAACCATTTGTAGCTTCAGAAGCAGATAAATTAATTAACCAAGATAAAACCAATTATAGGGTAGCGAATTTTGCTACAGATCCTATGAATGATGGAACTACCTCTTATTTTCATAATTCTATTGGAGGTTATCACGCGGCAAAAATGATGCGTTACCAAGAATTATTCGATTACCAAATCGCGAAAAATAACATGGAGGTTTTAAACATGTTAAATACGAAGTATTTTATTATTCCAGATGATAAAGGAAATGTTCAAGCACAGCAAAACCAAGATGCAAATGGAAATGTTTGGTTTGTAAATTCCATTATTCCAGTAGAAACTGCAAATGCAGAAATAAAAGCGTTGGATAGTTTAAATACAAAAGAAGAAACAGTAATTCGAAATGAAGATTTTGGGAAAATTCAATTTAACAAATCTTTAGAAAGAGATTCTACAGCAGTTATAAAACTAACAAATTATAAGGTAAACGAGTTGACTTATGAATCTAAAACAACAAAAGAACAGTTTGCTGTATTTTCTGAAATTTATTACGAAAATGGTTGGAATGCATATATAGATGGTGTTTTAATGCCACATTTTAGAGTAAATTACGTGCTAAGAGGAATGGTAATTCCAGCAGGAGAACATAAAATTATATTCAAATTTGAACCGAAAGTAATCCAGCAAGGAAAAATACTTTCGCTTTCTTCTTATGGATTGTTGTTTTTAATAACCATTGGATGGTGTTTTTATGAAGAGAAAAAGAAAAAGAAATCATGAGAATTGGAATGATTTTAGATGCTCCATTTCCACCAGATCCAAGGGTTGAAAATGAAGCAGTTTCTTTAGTTAATTCCGGACACGAAGTTTTTTTATTCTGCTTAAAATATGATAATGAAAAGGATTCCGAAATTATAAACGGAATTCAAATAAGAAGATTTTCTTCCAATAAATTAGAATATAAATTGTCTGCTTTGGCATATACAATTCCAGTGTATTCTATGTTGATGAAAGCTAAAATCGATACATTCATTCAGCAAAACAAGATTGAAGCTTTGCATATTCATGATATTAGAGTTGCAGAAGCAGTATTTAAATTGAACAAAAAATACAATCTTCCAGTTGTTTTAGATTTGCATGATAATATGCCAGAGGTTATGAAATTGTATCCTCATTTGCAGAAATTCCCAGGAAAGTATATTATATCACCTAAAAAATGGAAAAAAAAGGAGGAAGAATTTATTCATAAAGCAGATAAAGTAATTTCTGTTTCTCCAGAATTTTTAGAAACTTTAAAAACTAGAATTCCTTCTTGTGAAAACAAGTTGGTTTTAGTGCCAAATACCATTAGAAAAACGTTTTTTGAAAATTATACACTTAACCATAAAATTGTAGAGAAATATAAAAACGATTTTGTATTGCTTTATTTAGGAGATACACATTTAAGAAGAGGTTTGCAGACTGCAATTAGTGCAGTAAATATTTTAAAAAACTCAATTCCGAATATTAAGCTAGTTATTGTTGGTAAAAACACAACAGACATTATTTTAATGAAGCAAGTAAAAGAGTTGGAATTGGAAAGTTTTGTCGATTTTGAAGGTTGGCAAGATGTTTCGTTATTTCAATCTTACATAATTGCTAGTGCAGTTTGTATTTCTCCTTTGCACAGAAATTTACAACACGATGTTGCATATGCAAATAAAATATTCCAATATATGAGCTTAGGGAAACCTTTGTTAGTTAGCGATGCAATTGCTCAAAAAAGACTCATTGAAAAAGCGAATACTGGTTTGGTTCATACAGAAAAAGATATCGAAGATTTTTCGAATAAAGTTTTACAATTATATAATGATAAAAAATTGAGAGAAACTTTAGGTAAAAACGGAGAAGCATTTATTAAAAATGAATTTTGCTGGGAACAAACCTCCAAAAAACTAATCGATTTATACGCAAATTTAAAAAATTGAAAGTCTTAATAATTACATATTATTGGCCTCCAGCAGGTGGTTCAGGCGTTCAACGTTGGTTAAAGTTTGTAAAATATTTACAGGATTTTGGTATTGAACCTATTGTATATACTGTTAAAGATGAAAACTATCCAAAAGAAGATAGTTCGCTAGTTAAAGAAGTTCCTAAAGGAATTACAGTTTTACAACAACCAATTTG
This genomic window contains:
- a CDS encoding bile acid:sodium symporter family protein, which encodes MQDQIDIDSIKINFDSSGLWVLNIAIAIIMFGVALGISVDDFKRLLKNPKILFVGVLSQFILLPAFTFLAILIIKPHPSFALGMMMIAACPGGNVSNFFSKMAGGNAALSVSLTAFATLICIFMTPFNLQFWGSMYEPTNEILKTVELNWVDLLKLVSLILGIPLFFGMLIKHYHAEMADKIEKVLKPLSMLVFIALIFIAFSQNLDVFMNHIHHVIFLVIFHNIFAFILGFVTAKSFGLNKRDTKTISMETGIQNGGLGLLLIFGFFDGLGGMALLAAFWGIWDVFSGILLATYWGRKPKNKIPVKQMQNL
- a CDS encoding DUF4159 domain-containing protein; translated protein: MKQILSIFFTFLFFTINAQDVAILKYNGGGDWYSNPTAIPNLVDFANTNIKTNIAKIPQTVEVGSQDIFNFPMVFMTGHGNVYFSDDEAENLRNYLISGGFLHISDNYGLDKFIRAELKKVFPKLEFQEIPSNHPIYNQTFKFPNGIPKIHEHDKKPAQGFGIFYEGRLLVFYDYETDLSDGWEDEIIHNNPKSVRDIALKMGANIIEYAFKN
- a CDS encoding 16S rRNA (uracil(1498)-N(3))-methyltransferase, translating into MQLFYNSEISTETQQITFDKIESKHIVRVLRKKENDVLKITNGKGFLFDAKIIVASDKKCLAEIISFEEKPKPWPYYLHIAIAPTKLNDRTEWFLEKATEIGIDEITPIICSNSERRVVKLERFEKIIQSAMKQSLKFTLPKLNAPIKFNEFINQDFEGNLCIAHCEDQQKNQLKSVIKPSEKTTILIGPEGDFSTEEIKKALGKKCIPISLGESRLRTETAALVAVNIVSFINE
- a CDS encoding GTP cyclohydrolase, giving the protein MITLKKITNKKEMKLFVTFPFSLYKNNKYWVPPIIKDEIDNFDPKKNPVFENADAQFFIALRNGKIVGRVVAIINWFEVEKQQIKKMRFGWFDVIDDIEVTKVLLEKVKEIGLENKLEYIEGPIGFNNLDKTGVLTEGFDHLGTMITWYNHPYYKDHLEHLGFVKEKEYLENKFKFENVDGVYFDRISNILKRRFKLKALDFTKTKDILPYVDEMFKVFDKAYSKLSTYVPISDAQIAFFKKKYIGFINPEYIKFVVDEHNKLVAFAIVMPSFSEALQKTKGKLFPFGLFHLLNARKNAKDVTFYLIGVDPEYQNKGVHAIIFDQYTKTFAKKGIVNCIRTPELEDNEAIKKIWENFDPVTHKRRRTYRKSI
- a CDS encoding transporter — its product is MNSNQKTLFLLFFLVGFHSFYAQYTDVINSNKPGFSESPYSVGTGVYQFESNLFYRNTSIERTFSRPQSFGIDVLFRTSFFLERLELNTQFSYQNDKVAFKNIFTSHYFTSGFGKMTIGAKYLLYQQEYEDKSKEVRSWRKRHAFDTKRLIPSVAIYVGMNTDFVNDIYKTGGITPKVGVLLQNNLTKDFNVITNVYYDKIGSDFAEFSYIITATQNFSDQWSTFFENQTVFQKNQTNTNLGTGLAYLYSRDLQINASGRLLLEGRTKGFYAGLGVSYRINNHEDSYTELDENGQALKDTPITRYNKKQNSFFNRFFNIFKKKDKSIRTRPKRSRKSESNNKEGGFFSRLFGKKQAKPKKKETEIEKLEREIKELEEEMKKQEKKKGNN
- a CDS encoding DUF4834 family protein, whose amino-acid sequence is MGLLKTLLIILAFYYGFKFLARLFAPVLIKKAAETMQKKAEEQFRTKQQKEVVREGETIIDKKPIKNQQSKDSVGEYVDFEEIE
- a CDS encoding YfhO family protein, encoding MKLNKFLPYLIAIVIFILASIIYFHPVLKGEKLNQSDITQFRGMVKDINDFRAETNTEPYWTGSSFSGMPSYSVSAYYPNDFVRSLDKVLRFLPRPADYTFLYFLSFFVLMMALKVDWRLAILGSLAFGFSTYLIIIFGAGHNAKAHAIAYMPLVLAGIIWVFQKRYVLGFVVTGLAMALEIYANHIQMTYYLGFSILILGIVELVNALKEKRLSPFIKQAAVILAAVVLGIGANAPRLMAMKEYSDASTRGKSELTIAVDGSKKEATKGLDKAYITQYSYSKLETFSLFIPRFMGGGTVEKLGENSNFYQLIEAKAGKKVADDYSEQVLTYWGDQPILEAPAYIGAIIFFLFFLGIFLLKGRLKQWLVAATIFSIILSWGRNFDIVTNFFIDYVPLYNKFRAVSSIQVIAELCVPLLGILALKEFFSSKVTSEEKLNALKKAMYVFGGLIITGFILAHMFSTFEGLRDSNYDSLEGLKDAIIADRKSMLLMDSLRSLILVGLSTGILWMFLKGKLKQNFAILGLLVLVIFDLISIDKKYVNEEDFKQARKIEKPFVASEADKLINQDKTNYRVANFATDPMNDGTTSYFHNSIGGYHAAKMMRYQELFDYQIAKNNMEVLNMLNTKYFIIPDDKGNVQAQQNQDANGNVWFVNSIIPVETANAEIKALDSLNTKEETVIRNEDFGKIQFNKSLERDSTAVIKLTNYKVNELTYESKTTKEQFAVFSEIYYENGWNAYIDGVLMPHFRVNYVLRGMVIPAGEHKIIFKFEPKVIQQGKILSLSSYGLLFLITIGWCFYEEKKKKKS
- a CDS encoding glycosyltransferase family 4 protein — translated: MRIGMILDAPFPPDPRVENEAVSLVNSGHEVFLFCLKYDNEKDSEIINGIQIRRFSSNKLEYKLSALAYTIPVYSMLMKAKIDTFIQQNKIEALHIHDIRVAEAVFKLNKKYNLPVVLDLHDNMPEVMKLYPHLQKFPGKYIISPKKWKKKEEEFIHKADKVISVSPEFLETLKTRIPSCENKLVLVPNTIRKTFFENYTLNHKIVEKYKNDFVLLYLGDTHLRRGLQTAISAVNILKNSIPNIKLVIVGKNTTDIILMKQVKELELESFVDFEGWQDVSLFQSYIIASAVCISPLHRNLQHDVAYANKIFQYMSLGKPLLVSDAIAQKRLIEKANTGLVHTEKDIEDFSNKVLQLYNDKKLRETLGKNGEAFIKNEFCWEQTSKKLIDLYANLKN